A region from the Pelobates fuscus isolate aPelFus1 chromosome 1, aPelFus1.pri, whole genome shotgun sequence genome encodes:
- the NR1I2 gene encoding nuclear receptor subfamily 1 group I member 2 encodes MSKFQIDNIMEEEEEEEEEEEDGTGEDDDDGDPKICRACGDKATGYHFNAMTCEGCKGFFRRAMKRDLRLSCPFQNSCVINKNNRRHCQACRLKKCLDIGMKKELIMSDEAVEQRRALIRKKQKLSESSPIMVSPSLTEEQHKLVGQLLDAQDKTFDFNFTYFRNFRPIKRSMDPGDIPHTSSTAYLMLPHISDLVTYMIKGVINFAKVIPYFRNLTIEDQIALLKGSAFELCVIRFNMLFNDEKRTWECGNFTYDIDDIAMAGFRQLFLEPLIRFHCMLKKLSLHKEEYVLMQAVSLFSADRLGVIEHETIDKLQEYCALTLTAYIETQRAPSRENRFLFAKIMECLTELRSMNDEHSKQLLHIWDVQPDSTPLMKEVFTEISL; translated from the exons ATGTCCAAGTTTCAGATAGACAATATaatggaagaagaggaggaggaggaggaggaggaagaagatgGAACAGGCGAAGATGACGATGATGGGGATCCCAAAATCTGCCGTGCATGTGGTGACAAAGCTACAGGATATCATTTCAATGCCATGACATGTGAGGGATGCAAAGGCTTCTTCAG GCGAGCAATGAAGAGGGACCTTCGGCTTAGCTGTCCCTTCCAAAATTCCTGTGTCATCAACAAAAATAACCGGCGCCACTGCCAGGCCTGCCGGCTAAAGAAGTGCCTGGACATCGGGATGAAGAAGGAGT TAATCATGTCAGATGAAGCAGTGGAGCAGCGCCGCGCACTAATTAGGAAGAAACAGAAGCTGTCCGAATCATCACCCATAATGGTATCACCCAGCCTAACGGAGGAGCAGCATAAGCTTGTGGGGCAGCTGTTGGACGCCCAGGACAAGACCTTCGACTTCAATTTCACCTACTTCAGGAACTTCCGG CCCATCAAACGCAGCATGGACCCCGGTGATATCCCGCATACCTCTTCTACAGCATATCTAATGCTACCTCACATCTCTGACCTCGTCACCTACATGATTAAGGGCGTCATAAACTTTGCCAAAGTCATACCGTATTTCAG GAATCTCACGATTGAAGATCAGATTGCTCTTCTGAAGGGCTCTGCGTTTGAGTTGTGCGTAATCCGATTTAACATGCTCTTCAACGATGAGAAGAGGACGTGGGAGTGTGGGAATTTTACCTACGACATTGATGACATTGCCATGG CTGGATTCCGTCAGCTCTTTCTGGAGCCTCTGATCCGATTTCACTGCATGTTGAAGAAGCTTAGTCTGCACAAAGAGGAGTACGTTCTGATGCAGGCCGTGTCGCTCTTCTCTGCTG ATCGTCTAGGAGTGATTGAGCATGAGACCATCGATAAGCTGCAGGAATATTGTGCGCTGACGCTCACTGCATATATCGAGACCCAGCGCGCCCCGTCCAGAGAGAATAG GTTTCTCTTCGCCAAGATCATGGAGTGTCTGACAGAGCTTCGCAGCATGAACGATGAACATAGCAAACAGCTGCTTCACATCTGGGATGTACAACCGGACAGCACACCACTCATGAAGGAGGTCTTCACGGAAATCTCATTGTGA